Below is a genomic region from Actinomyces weissii.
GGGCCTGTGAGCCGCCGGCTCAGGACAACCAGGCGCAGCCGAGCCCGCAGCCCTCCAGCAGCCAGCAGCCGTCCCAGAGCCCTTCGCAGGACCCGTCGCAGCAGCCTTCACAGAACCCGTCGCAGGACCCCTCGCAGAGTCCCTCGGCGCAGCCGAGCGCGACGCCCAGCGGGCAGTCCAGCCCGCAGCCCTCCAGCAGCCCGAGCGGGAGCGCCAGCCCCTCGGCGGGCCCATCGGCCTCCGCCAGCCCTACGCCTAGCAAGGCCCCGGATCCGCAGGCCAGCGCCCTGGCCAGCCGTAACGCCGAGCAGGAGCGGGAGCATGGTGGGGTGGAACGGACGCCTAAGCGCCGCTGGTAGTACGCAGGCTCCCGTTAACCGGGGAGGACAGTCCGCAGCGTATGGGTGCCTGGCTCGATCTGGCTGTCTCGCCGGTTGCGCAACGGCTGTGCCGCGCTGTGGCCGGGCAGCAGGAGGGCTGGGCCATGACAGGTGCGTGCGGTCCTGGAGCGGGCCTGTCGGCTCCGTGGCCGTGGGCGCTGCCGCGGGCCAGTCAGGCAGGGGCGCGCAGGCTGGCGGCGCGCTGGCTGGCGTGCCGCTCCGCGTCCGGCAGCAGCTTGAGCGAGGGCACCGCGTGCTCCGCCGGAGCCGAGCCGACGGCACGCAGCACGTAGGAGTCCAGCCCCGCCAGGAAGGCATCGCGCTCCTCAGGGTCGGTGGGGGTGGGGCGGCCGCCCATGACGGTGGCGTGGATCAGCGGGATGGTGATACGCGGGTCCTGGCGGGGGATGAGCCCCTGGTCCATGGCGTCGGTGAGGATCTGGGCGAGCATCTGCAGCATCATCCCGGCGTGCGCGCGCAGCCTGGAGGCGGTGGGGCGGGACACGGAGGAGGCGAGGGGGCCGTTGGCGGGGAAGTGGTAGCTGCGCTTGACCAGGGCCTGCTGGCGCACGTACAGGCGCAGGCGGTCGATCGGGTCCGGGGTCTGGGCCAGGGCCCGGGCCAGCTCCTGGGCGTGCTGCTGCGTCTCGTAGTCCATGAAGGCCAGGAGGAGGTCCTCCTTGTCCGTGAAGTGGTTGTAGACGGCGGTGCGGCCCACGCCAGCCCGGTTGGCGACGTCGGACAGGGTGATCTTGTCGAAGGTCCGCTGCGTGAGCAGCTCTGACATGGCGTCGAACAGGGCTGCGCGGGTGCGCTCGCGGTGCTCGGCCAAGTTGTTCCCCATGATCTTCGGCATGTAGGCAACCCTAACCTGGAAACTGACGCTGTGCGAAACTCCGTCATCAAATCACAAGCCCCTTCCGCGAGACCGGGACATATGTACCGCGAGACCGGGACATATGGCTCACGAGACCGGTAAGCCGCCCCTCCTCCTGTGGGTTATGTGGATAAGTCGCGGTTGCTTGTGGATAGCAGGGGGTAGTCGACGGCGTAGGCCTTTCCGACGGCGGGGGCAGCCCGCCCAGCCCAGGCAGCGTAGTCACGCCGCTGGCTACGGGCAGCAGCACTCCTGACGACCGGCGACTCAGGTCTGCCCCACGGCCCAGTTCCCTCCCAGGGAACGGGCCCGTCCCATGCCCAGTCCCGTCCGACGGCGGGGCGGCGCCCCACCCTTCGCCTGCTGCCGCCTGATCCCTCCACTGCCCCCGAGCGGCCCGCTCCTGGCAGACTGCGACTATGACTGGCGCGGACTCATCCCTTTGGCGCGAGCTGTGGCTGGCGGTGGTAGCGCACAGCGTCCCTACCTCCCCGCCCGCGCTGGGCGGCCTGTGGCTCGTGCCCCTGCTGACGGTGCTGTTCGTCCTGGTCCCGCGTGCCCGCCGCCTGGGCCGCGCCTTGGGGACGGTGGTCCACGAGGCCGCCCACGCCGTCGTGGGGGTGCTGGTGGGCAGGCGTTTCCACGGCTTCACAGTGGCCAGCGACCTGTCTGGGGTGGCTGTCACCAGCGGGCCGCAGCGGGGGCTGGGGAGGGTGCTTACCAGCTGGGCGGGATACCCGGCCCCGGCGCTGCTGGGGGCGGGCCTGACGGCAGCTGCCCTGCGCGGTTGGGCGGGGATGGTCCTGGCGGTCTTGTGCGTGGGCCTGTTGCTGCTGCTGGTCATGTCCCGTTCTCTGCGGACGGTGCTCCTGGTGGGGATGTGCGTGCTGCTCTTCCTGGGGCTGTGGTGGTGGGGGGACGCGCTGCTGCCCCTGCGTGCGGGGGTGTTGGCTGGCGTGGGTGTGGTGCTGCTGCTGAGTGCCTGGGACGCGCTGCTTGACGTGGCCCGTTCGCGTGACGGCGGCCAGGACCACCGCACCCTGGCGCGGATCACGGTGCTGCCTGCCTGGCTGTGGGTGGGCAGCTGGCTGCTGGTCTGCACTGTCTGCACCTGGGCGGTGCTCCAGACGGCGCTGCCCCTCCGGCCCTGACCCTGCCCCATCCGTTCTTTCTCCGCGAGACCGGGACATCTGTACCGCGAGACCGGGACATATGGCTCGCGAGACCGGTGACCTGGCTGCACTCCTGCGGATTCTGTGGACAACCTGGGGGTGGCTGTGGATTGAACGTGACGGCGTAGGCCGGCGGCACGGCCTGCTTTTCAAAGGAGCTGGTTTGGTGCGGGTTGGTGCACTGGATGTGTTGCCTTGAGACCTGGGGGTTGGGGTGGTCCCTGGTGTTGGTAGGTGGGGTGGGGCGTTGGAGTGCTCGCTGGGTGAGGGTGCCTTGCCGACTTGGGGGAGGTGCTGGGGCTGCTTTCCGGTGGAGCTTGGTGGGGGTGTCGATGCTGGTGTGGTCGGGGATGACCTTCTCCTGGTCATCGTTGGGGTCTGCGGCAGGATCTGGCTTTCCGGCTGGCTCTGGTGGTGATGCCGAAAGGTCTTGCCCGCCCGTCATGTCTGTCGCGTCCAGGGGTGCTGCTGGCGGGTGGAGGCTGTAGCCCTGGGAGTGCGCCCCTTTAGGAAAGCCCATAGCGGTCCATGTGCTGGATGGGCTTGCGAACCCGGTGCCCATCATGGGGCGGGGCGGCTGTGAGCTGTCACTGGCGGAGGTCTAGGAGGCCTCGGGCGAGTATTGATGCTTCAACTACCGCGGAATCAAGCCAAAACCTTCCTGGGGTCAACAGGTGGTAGGTGTTTTAATCCTCCGCCAGTGACAAAACGCCCGCTGGCGCCCCCTCTGTCCACGGCGGCGCCAGCAAACAGTGGACGCCGACCCCGGGTGCCCGGAATCGGCGTCATTCCAACATATCCACTTGGAGCGGGTGACGGGAATCGAACCCGCGCTGTCAGCTTGGGAAGCTGAAGTTCTACCATTGAACTACACCCGCGCGCTCACTCGAGGTGAGGTGCGGGAGCAGCATACCCCAAGGAGGCCTCCCGCCCGCAAATCGGGGCTGTGAGCCGTGCCCTACGGCATCCTGTAGGTCGTTCGTCCTGCCGTTACGACGCCGTGCCCCGCCGTCGGTGCCAGCCTCTGGCGCCAGTCCGGCAGGGGTGAGCCGCTGCCTTGGTGCCAAGTCACAGATGAGGGTCGGTCGCATGTCAGCCTGGTGGGCGCGGATCGGCTAGCGTTGGGGGCATTGCCCCTGCAAACAATGCAGTCCGAACGAGTGAGTTGAGGTTCGCTATGTCCGCTTACGGTTCCTCTGGTTCCCCGTCCGCCTACAGCGGCTCCTCCGCTTCTGCTGGTGGTTACGACGCCGTCGGCCAGCCCGCCGCGCAGCCCCAGTTGCCTGCTGCCCCTGACGGCACCAGTTACCAGCAGCCCTACGCTGCCGATGGCGCGGCCTACCAGCAGCCTTACGGCGGTGGTTACCAGGCGGGCTACCAGGGTGCGGCCTACGCTGCCGGCTACCCCCAGGCCGCTCCGATGGCCGGGGCGGGCAAGTCCAAGGTGGCTGCTGGGGTCCTCGCGATCCTGCTGGGGACCTTCGGCATCCACAACTTCTACCTGGGGCAGACCGGCAAGGGGGTGGCGCAGCTGCTGATCACGGTGCTCTCCTGCGGCTTCCTGGCTGTGGTCAGCTCGATCTGGGGCCTGGTGGAGGGCGTCCTGATCCTCACGGCCACCCCCGGCAGCCAGCCCTGGGGCGTGGACGCCGACGGCTACCCGCTGAGCAGCTGAGGCGCACCCGGCGCGGGGCTCCGCTTAGGAGGCAAGTTCGGGCGGAGCGTGCCACAATCAGCACGTGCTGCTATCCGACCGTGACATCCGTGCAGAGCTTGAGGCTGGCCGTGTGGTCCTGGACCCTTTGGACCTGAGCATGGTCCAGCCCGCCTCGATCGATGTGCGCCTGGACCGCTGCTTCCGCCTGTTCGACAACCACCGCTACCCGGTGATCGACCCCTCGGTGGAGCAACCGGGTCTGACCCACCTGGTGGACGTCGGCCCCAATGAGCCCTTCGTCCTGCACCCGGGCGAGTTCGTGCTGGGTGCCACCTTCGAGCGGATCACTCTTCCCGACGACGTCGCCGCCCGCCTGGAGGGCAAGTCGAGCCTGGGGCGCCTGGGCCTGCTGACGCACTCCACCGCTGGCTTCATAGACCCGGGCTTTACCGGCCACGTCACCCTGGAGCTGAGCAACACCGCCACCATGCCGATCAAGCTGTGGCCGGGGATGAAGGTGGGCCAGCTGTGCTTCTTCCGCCTGTCCAGCCCGGCTGAGCGCCCGTATGGCCAGGGTGCCAGCGGCTCGCGCTACCAGGGGCAGCGTGGCCCCACTGAGTCCCGCTCGCACCTGTCCTTCCACAGGCTGCGGATCGAGACCGCTCCGGTCAAGGAGCCGGGGACGCTGGAGGAGGGGCGATGAGCGCAGGCGTGGACCCCGTGCCCGCTACGGACCCGGTGCTGGCCCTGCCTACGGACCTGGGGGCGCCGTCGATGAGTGACGGCTTCCCTGCCGGGATGATGGCGGACCACCACCTGCTGCTGCTGGCCGATGACGTCACCGCCGACGAGGTGGAGGCTCTGGCCCTCTCCCTGGACCTGCACTCAGGCTGGGTGGGGGCGGGGCGCCTGCAGCTGGCCCCGGGCGCCTGCCTGCTGGGGCCCTGGGAGATTCCCGAGGGTACCCACGACAGCCTGGGCCTGCCCGGTTGGGTCAGCCAGGTCATGGTGCTGGACTGCCCGCCGCAGCGGGCGGGCGCGCTGCCGGGCTTCATGGCTGGCAAGGACGCCTTGATGGACTGTTTCCCGCAGGCGCTGCCCACCGGCCTGGAGCTGGCGGCCCTGGAGCGGCTGCGGGACATCGCCCGGCGTCTGGCCGGGGCGGTGCGGGTGGCGCCGGGCGGGCAGGTGGTCACCCCTGACCCGGAGCGCTCCACGATGCTGGCGGTCTACTCGCCGGTGTGGTTGACGCCGGACGCGGCGGAGGTCCTGCTGGCACGTTTCTCTCCCGGGGTGGCCACTGGCTTCCAGCTGGCCGCTGAGGTACAGGTGGACCGGGAGGCAGTGCAGGCTGAGGCTCACCGGCTGGTGGACACGGTGGGGGCCGAGGCTATGGACGCGGCCTGGACCCTGGCTCAGGAGGAGGAGAAGCGCCGCGCCGCCAACGGTGCTGATGGCGACGGCGATGAGCTGGACGGGTACAGCCTGGTGATGCCTATTGATCCGGCGCGCCAGGACTGGGGAGGTATCGAGCTGCGAGCCCGGGGGGTCACGGAGCTGCCTCTGTCTGTGCTTGGTGAGGAGTGGGCCGCGGGGCCGGGGGCCTTGCGCTACGTCATCACCTGGCAGCCGGTCGAGGTCCGGGACGCTTTTGCCGAGCACCTGCCTGCGGATCGGGCCGCTGAGCGCCACGCGGTGCGTGAGCTGATCGAGCAGGTGGCTGCTGCGGTGCTGGGGGCGGTCGGTGGCGTGGTCGTGGACGACTGCGGCTTCCTGGTGTCCCTGGAGGCGCTGGAGGCGTAGCGGGTCTTCCGGCCTGCGCCCAGCTTGCATCTAGTTTGCCAGTGGGGCCTGGCTGTCTGGGGCTCGGCTGGTTGCGGGCAAGTGCCCAGGGGTGTCACCCAGGGCTGGGTAAGCGTCCAGGATGGCTCCCGGGCAGGGGCGGCGCCTGGGCGTGCCTGCGGAGCTGGTCCCAAGGTCGGCCCCGGCCGCGGACCTTAGGCTCAGGCCACACGGTCAAGATCATGCGGTTTTTAGGTCTCGATTTGGTAAGAGGCTCTCGTTAGAGTGCTCCTGTTGTCAGACATCCTATGTCTGTGCATGCTGCCGACGATGACGTCGGTAGTTCCCGTTCCCATTGGAGCTCCGTATGCGAACAGAGAAGTCCCTGTGGCGCAGCACCACGGTAGGCACCTTCAGCGCCTTGGCGCTGGCGGGTGCGGTGCTGACAGTTCCCGCCACAACCGCCACGGCTGTGCCCACCAAAGACGGGCTGATGGACATCACCATCACCCAGGTGGGTGGCAGCCCCCAGGGTATCTACGCGGTCGGTGACGTGCTCAGCTACGACATCACCCTGACCAACCTGTCTGACCAGGCCCGCTCCTTCGACCTGGCCGAGACCAACCTCTCCGGCGGGGTGGACCGCTGCAAGTGGCGCAACGTCGCCCCGCAGCAGAAGAAGACTGACTGCACCGGCCTGGCTACCCACACCGTCACCCAGGAGGACCTGGACGCCGGAGGCTTCACGCCCTCGATCTCCTACACGGTCAAGGCCGTCAACTACCAGGGGGAGGCGCTAAACACCCCCGAGCCCGTCACCGGTGCCACCACCGCGGTCCGCAGCGCGGTGCAGGTGGAGTCCGTGACCGTCACCCCGGCCAAGGACACCTACCAGGTCGGTGACGTCGTCACCGTGGTGCCCCGCCTGCGCTCCCTGTGGGACCAGGCCGTCAACCTGGAGGTCACCGAGTCCAGCTTCGGGGAGACCAACCAGTGCAATTGGCGCAACCTGCAGCCGGGTAACGGGGCGGTCTACAACTGCAACCCCATCACCTACACCGTCTCCGAGCAGGACGCCGCCCGCGGCAGCTGGACCCCCACCATGACTGTCAGCGCCGTCCTGACTGCGGACGGCTCTGCCCTGCAGACCCTGCGCTACCAGGGAACCCCGCTGCCTGTGGCCTCGTCCTTCGACCCGGCCCAGCCCGGCACCGCCCCTGGCGTGGACGACTCACTGCCTGCCTCCCTCAGTGAGGCGCAGGCCCTGGTCACCACGACGCGCACGGACAACTACCGCATCCCCGCGATCGCGGTGGCCACCAACGGGGACCTGCTGGCCTCCTACGACGAGCGCCCCAAGGACAACGGCCACTTCGGTGGTGACTCCCCCAACCCCAACCACATCGTGCAGCGGCGTTCCAAGGACAACGGCCGCACCTGGGAGGACCCGACCTACATCCACCAGGGTGTTGAGACGGGTGCCAAGGAGGGCTACTCCGACCCCTCCTACGTGGTGGACTACCAGACCGGCAAGATCTTCAACTTCCACGTGAAGTCCTATGACGCCGGGTGGCCCCAGCCCAAGGCCGGTACAGACGCCAGCGACCGGCGGATCATGCACGCCGAGGTCTCCGTGTCGGCGGACAACGGCTACACCTGGACCCACCGGAACATCACCGCGGAGGTGGACCAGGGCATCAACGCCGTCGGTCGTTTCGCGGCCTCCGGCCAGGGGATCCAGATCAAGAACGGCCCGCACACCGGGCGCCTGGTGCAGCAGTTCACAGTGCGCCGGGCTGACCACACCTTCCAGGCCGTCTCCCTGTTCTCCGACGACCACGGGGACACCTGGCAGGTCGGCACCCCGGTGGGTGCAGGCATGGACGAGAACAAGGTGGTCGAGCTCTCTGACGGCTCGCTGCTGATGAACTCCCGTGACTCCGCGGGCAGCGGCTTCCGCAAGGTGTCGCACTCCACCGACGGCGGCCGCACCTGGGGGGAGGTGCGTGTGGACCGCAACCTGCCCGACTCCACCAACAACGGCCAGGTCATCCGCGCCTACCCCAACGCCGCCCCCACCGACCCCAAGGCCCAGGTGCTGCTGTTCAGCAACGCTCCTGGCTCCGGCCGCACCCGGGGGACCATCTCCCTGTCCTGCGACGACGGACGCAGCTGGGTGCAGCGCAAGGTGTTCAACCAGGCCTTCACCGGCTACTCCACCATCGCGGTGCAGGCTGACGGCAGCATCGGTCTGCTGTCGGAGGACCAGGGCTACGGCGGCATCTTCTACCGCAACCTGTCCATGGCCTGGGTGGGCAACCACTGCACCCAGCCGAACGCCTCTGCTGCCGCCGCCGCCAGCACGGTCTACCCGGGTACCGGCACCACGGTGACCGTGACCGTGAAGAACCCGACCGGCACCGAGCTGACCGGTCTGAGCGTGGCGGCTCCCGCCTCCGAGACGGTCACCGTGACCGCCGCTGGCGAGGTGCCGACGACGGTGCCCGCCCAGGGCCAGGCCGTCCTGACCTTCTCTGTGCAGGCCAAGGGCGTGGGCCCGGCCGAGCTGGTATTCCCGGTCGTCTACGAAGGCGGCAGCACCCAGGTGAGCGTGAGCCTGACCGCCACGCGCGGCCCGGACGTGCGCCCGGAGGCGGTGGCCGCGGACTCCGAGGAGAGGGTCGGCGAGACCGCCCCCAACGGCCCGGCCTCTGCGGCGGTTGACGGCGACCCCAACACCTTCTGGCACACCCAGTGGAAGAACGCCTCCCCCGGCTTCGACCCGGTTACCGGGCACTGGATCGACCTGAAGGTCAAGGACTCTGACGTCCCGGCGGACCAGACCCCCCACGTGGTGGGCCTGACCTACACGGCCCGTCAGGGCCTGAACATGGGGCGCGCCAAGGAGTACAAGATCTTCACCTCGGCTGACGGGCGGACCTGGAGCGAGGAGCCGGTAGCCTCCGGCACGCTGGCGGACACCGACACCCTGCAGCGGATCGAGCTGGACACCCACGCCCGCTACGTGCGCTTCATGGCGCTGAACAGCTACTCCACGGGCAGTAACGCCAAGTTCCTGGTGGCGGGTGAGATCGGCCTGACGGTCGCGGCCCCGCCTGCCGTGGAGCCGGAGCCGACGCCCAGCCCCTCTCCCTCCGCACCTGAGACGTCTCCGGCACCTGAGACCCCGGCACCTGAGGCCCCGGTCGTGGAGCCTGCCTTCGTGGCCGCCTCCCGCAGCGTGCCTGGGCGCACCGTGCTCCAGGGCGACTGGGACGGCGACGGCGTGAGGACCTTCGCGGTGCGCATGGGCAGCCGGGTGGTGTTCTACAACGAGAACCGGGCCGACGCCCCGGTCTACGCCTCTATCTCGATGGGGCGCAGCACGGACCAGGTGCTGGTGGGTGACTGGGACGGCGACGGCACGGACACCCTGGCCCTGCGCCGTGGCTCCGCCGTCTACCTCCAGAAGAGCCTGACCAGCACCACCACCACCAAGGTGGTGCTTGGGGCCGGTCCGGTGAAGGTGGTCCACCAGGACGGCAAGGACGTGGTGGTCCTGGCCAAGTAAAGCCCCTCCCGGCCCTGGCCTGAGAGCCAGCGGCCAGTGCTCGGCCCTGCGCGGCAACCGCCTGCGCAGGGCCGGGTGCTTTCTGCAACCCGACTGCTGCCCGCCACCTGCGGGCTCCTGCTCCCGCCACCTGCGGGCGGAGAGGGCGTGGCTGGAGGCCACCTCCCAGTCGGTTACGCGGGGGCGCCGCTGCCGGGACGGCAGTCTCAGCGGGGGCGCAGCAGACGGGCCTGTTCCCGGGCTGCCGCCGCGTCCCAGTGCCAGCAGTCCAGCTCCTGGGCGGCAGCCAGCTCCTCGTCCCAGGGCCCGGCCTGCCCGCGCCCGACCGCCACCTGCAGGTAGTGGCGCAGCAGCCCCGCGCAGGCGCGGGCGTCAGCCAGGGCCGTGTGGTGCTGCTCCAGCGGCACCCCCACCGCCGTGCAGCAGGAGCGCAGGGAACGCGACGGCGTCGTGATGAAGCGGCGGGCCGAGCGCATGGTGCACACCTGCGGCAGGGACGGCTCCGGCGGCAGGTGCCCGCTGCTGACCAGGGCCGGGACCAGGAAGCCCAGGTCAAAGCGCACGTTGTGGGCTACCAGCACCCGGCCAGCCAGGTGCTGGGCCAGAAGGTCCAGCAGCTGGTCGAGGGCGGGCGCCCCAGCCAGGTCAGCCAGCGTGAGCCCGTGGATATCCGTGGGGCCTGCGTTGTGCAGGCCCTCCACCCCGATCAGGGATGACCAGGACTGCTGCTCCTGCCCTGCTGCGTCCAGCTGCACCACCCCGATCTCCAGCACCTGGTCCCGCTGGGCGGACAGCCCGGTGGTCTCCACGTCCACTACCGCGAAGCCGGTGCAGCCCCTTGCGGCCTGTGGACAGTGACTGGTAGGCGCGGCTGAGGCTGTGGACATCTGACGGATGCTATGCCATCTGAGGGATACCTGGCGGTCAAGTCCGCAAACTCTGCTTATCAACCTGTTACCTGTGAATTATTGATGGTAGGTTTCGAAACCGCGCAGAACCGATCACGGCAATGGTGCTGGACCGGTTCCGTGCAACAAGAACACTTGCGGGCAGGTCCCGGCGCGTCCCCGGCTCCCGGGCAAGCCTGCAAGTGGGCAAGAACCCCATCCCAGATCACGAAGGAGTGACGATGTCCGTCCCCCTGTCTGCCTCCGCTACGCGGGTGCGCCTACGTGGTGGGCCCGGTCGTTCCAAAGCGGCAGCCCTGGCGCTGTGCACTGCCCTCGCACTAGGCGGGACCGGCCTGTCCACGGCCAGCGCCGCCCCTGCTGACACCACCGCCCACCCAGGACTGTCTGCCGTGAACCGCTACACACCTGCAAGCATCGTCTTCCCAGGCAATGACGGCAGGCCGCACACCGTCACCTTCGACAAGAACTCCTTCATGGTGGACGGTGAGCGCCTGAGCATCTGGTCCGGTGAGATCCACTACTGGCGCATCCCCGACGTCAACGGCTGGCGCGACATCTTCCAGAAGATGCGCGCCAACGGCTACAACGCCGTCTCCCTGTACATGTTCTGGGGGCTGCACCAGAGCGAGGAGGGCGGGGCCTTCGACTTCACTCCCGGGACCACCAAGGACCTGGACCTGCTCCTGACCCTGGCCGCGCAGGAAGGGCTGTACGTGATCGCCCGCCCGGGCCCTTACGTCAACGCCGAGATCTCCATGGGCGGGCTGCCCGCCTACATGAGCAACTACGGCGGGGGCCTCCGCTCACAGGACGCCAAGGCCCTGGCCGCCTCCAAGTCCTGGCTCACCGCCGTCAACGAGGTGATCGCCAAGCACCAGGTCACCACCGGCGGCGGCTCAGTGCTCCTCTACCAGGTGGAGAACGAGCTCACCGAGGGCAACGAGCCCGACCGGGCCTTCCTGGCCGAGCTCACCCAGCACGTCAAGGACACCGGCATCACCGTGCCCCTGTTCCACAACGACTGGGGCCTGGGCGGACGCCTGGCCGACACCAGCAGTACCGGCCTGGACTTCTACGCCTACGACACCTACCCGGTGGGCTTCAACTGCTCTGCCGCGCGCAAGACGATCAACGACTCGGAGGCGTCCTTCCGCCGGTTCGCGCCTGGCTCCCCGCACTTCATCACCGAGTCCCAGGGTGGGGCCTTCACCCCCTGGGGCGCCAGCTACAACGCCTCCGACTGCTACCAGTACACGGACGAGGGCTTCACCCGGCAGTGGGGGGTCCACAACATCGGCAACGGCGTCACCGCCTTCAACTTCTACATGGCCTTCGGTGGCACCAACTGGGGCTGGACCGGCTCCCCGGCGTCGGGATTCACCTCCTACGACTACGGCGCCGGCATCACCGAGGACCGCCAGCTGACTGCCAAGGCCTCCGTGCAGAAGGAGATCGGCTACTACCAGCAGGCCGTCCCCCAGATCGCCTCCATGGACCCCGTAAAGGCCGCCAAGCCCAGCGTCAGCCCGGGTGGACGGGTAAACGTCTACCAGCGTCAGGCCACGGACAAGTCCAGCTCCGCCACCGGCAACGGAACCCAGACCATCGCACTGCGGCTGTCTGACTCCAACGACACCCGCGAGACCAGCCTCACGCTGCCGCTGGTCCTGGGCCAGGCCAAGGCCGGAAACGCCGTCGGCTTCAGCCACGACGACCGGCACGCCGCCGTGAGCTACCAGGGCGGCTGGACCCAGGTGGCGGATGCTACCGCCGCCCAGGGCACTGTCACCCGCTCCAGCACCGTAGGGGAGACCGCTGCCCTGCGCTTCCAGGGCACCGGGGTGCGGCTGGTGGTCGCCACCGGCACCGACCACGGCGCCTTCTCTGTGCAGGTGGACGACCGCCCGGCCCAGACCGTCACCGACGCCACGGTAGCCACGGAGCAGAACAAGCCCACCCAGCTGGTGGCCTTCGAGGTCTCCGACCTGCAGCCGGGGGAGCACACCATAACCGTGACCAACCTGGGGGGCGGCACCGGCAACGTCCTGGACATCGACGCCTTCGACGTCACCGTCCCGGCCGCCAGCAAGCCGGTGGAGGTCAACAGCTCCGACACCAGCAAGATCACCTACACCGGCTCCTGGACGCACGCCTCGGGCCAGTCCTGGACCGCCGGGGACATCAACGGGGACGAGAGCTTCTCCAGGCAGGCGGGGGACTCATACTCCTTCACCTTCACCGGGGTGGGCTTCGACATCATCGCCCCCTTCTCGGAGAACCACGGGCCCGCCACCGTGACGGTGGACGGGCAGGAGGCCGGAAAGACTCAGGAGCAGACCACCAACGGACCCAGGCCCCGGCAGACGGTCTTCTCCTGGCGCGCCCCGGACACCTCCGCCCCGGCTGAGCACACGGTCAAGGTGACGGTGGACGGGACCAGGTTCCCGGACTCCTCGGACAGCTTCGTGACGGTGGACGCCCTGCGCCTGTTCCCGGACGCCTCCGCGCTGCCCTCCGACTCCCCCGCAGTGCCTGAGGGCACCATCGGCTGGAGCCGCGTCCCGCAGAAGGAAGGCAGCAGCCTGCGCCTGCACGGCCGCGACGCGCTCCTGCTCACGGCGGACGCCAAGATCGCTGGCCACGAGCTGTACTACACCACCTCCCAGCTCTTCGGGGCCCCGGTGACCAGCGAGGTCGGCGCCGTCCAGTACCTGGTGGGTAAGGCTGGCGACGACGGCGAGACCGTCCTGCACTACCCGGCTGAGCCTCAGGTCACGCTGCCGGAGGGGGCCACCAAGACCTGGGACGCCGCCCGCGGCGAGCTGCGCCTGAACTACGTCCACGGGGCCCAACCGGCTGAGGTGACCGTCACCCCGGCTGGCCAGAGCCCGTTGAGCCTGCGGATCATCAGCCGGGAGAGCGCCCAGACCACCTGGATGCTGACCGCCATGAAGGACGGCCAGGCCGTGCCGGTGGCCGTGGAGGGCGTCGAGCTGGCCCGCACCGCCACCATCTCCGGTGGCACGCTGGCACTGACCGGCTCGGTCTCCCAGGCCTCCAGCCTGCGGGTCCTGGCCCCGTCCGGTACCACCGCCGTCACCTGGAACGGTGCCGCCCTGGGCGCACCGGACCAGGGGGTCGCCTCCGGCAGCCTGGAGGGGCCGAAGGCGGTGGCTGAGCAGGCCCTGTCCTTCGTCAAGCAGGAGGACAACGCCTACGCTGAGCCCGGCTACGACGACTCGGGCTGGACCCTGGCGGACGACAAGACCTCCAAGCAGTCTGAGGACTACCCGGGGATCGTCCGTTACCGGAACCGCGACGGCAACTTCCAGGGGCCTGGCAGCGAGCAGGGCGTGGTGCTCGACTCCAACCACTACGGCTTCCACAACGGCTCCGTGTGGTACCGCGCCCACTACACCGCGGCCGCGGACGACCCGGTGCTCTCCTTCAACGCCAAGGCCTCTGCGGGGGCCCCG
It encodes:
- a CDS encoding M50 family metallopeptidase, with product MTGADSSLWRELWLAVVAHSVPTSPPALGGLWLVPLLTVLFVLVPRARRLGRALGTVVHEAAHAVVGVLVGRRFHGFTVASDLSGVAVTSGPQRGLGRVLTSWAGYPAPALLGAGLTAAALRGWAGMVLAVLCVGLLLLLVMSRSLRTVLLVGMCVLLFLGLWWWGDALLPLRAGVLAGVGVVLLLSAWDALLDVARSRDGGQDHRTLARITVLPAWLWVGSWLLVCTVCTWAVLQTALPLRP
- a CDS encoding TM2 domain-containing protein encodes the protein MSAYGSSGSPSAYSGSSASAGGYDAVGQPAAQPQLPAAPDGTSYQQPYAADGAAYQQPYGGGYQAGYQGAAYAAGYPQAAPMAGAGKSKVAAGVLAILLGTFGIHNFYLGQTGKGVAQLLITVLSCGFLAVVSSIWGLVEGVLILTATPGSQPWGVDADGYPLSS
- a CDS encoding exo-alpha-sialidase, with the protein product MRTEKSLWRSTTVGTFSALALAGAVLTVPATTATAVPTKDGLMDITITQVGGSPQGIYAVGDVLSYDITLTNLSDQARSFDLAETNLSGGVDRCKWRNVAPQQKKTDCTGLATHTVTQEDLDAGGFTPSISYTVKAVNYQGEALNTPEPVTGATTAVRSAVQVESVTVTPAKDTYQVGDVVTVVPRLRSLWDQAVNLEVTESSFGETNQCNWRNLQPGNGAVYNCNPITYTVSEQDAARGSWTPTMTVSAVLTADGSALQTLRYQGTPLPVASSFDPAQPGTAPGVDDSLPASLSEAQALVTTTRTDNYRIPAIAVATNGDLLASYDERPKDNGHFGGDSPNPNHIVQRRSKDNGRTWEDPTYIHQGVETGAKEGYSDPSYVVDYQTGKIFNFHVKSYDAGWPQPKAGTDASDRRIMHAEVSVSADNGYTWTHRNITAEVDQGINAVGRFAASGQGIQIKNGPHTGRLVQQFTVRRADHTFQAVSLFSDDHGDTWQVGTPVGAGMDENKVVELSDGSLLMNSRDSAGSGFRKVSHSTDGGRTWGEVRVDRNLPDSTNNGQVIRAYPNAAPTDPKAQVLLFSNAPGSGRTRGTISLSCDDGRSWVQRKVFNQAFTGYSTIAVQADGSIGLLSEDQGYGGIFYRNLSMAWVGNHCTQPNASAAAAASTVYPGTGTTVTVTVKNPTGTELTGLSVAAPASETVTVTAAGEVPTTVPAQGQAVLTFSVQAKGVGPAELVFPVVYEGGSTQVSVSLTATRGPDVRPEAVAADSEERVGETAPNGPASAAVDGDPNTFWHTQWKNASPGFDPVTGHWIDLKVKDSDVPADQTPHVVGLTYTARQGLNMGRAKEYKIFTSADGRTWSEEPVASGTLADTDTLQRIELDTHARYVRFMALNSYSTGSNAKFLVAGEIGLTVAAPPAVEPEPTPSPSPSAPETSPAPETPAPEAPVVEPAFVAASRSVPGRTVLQGDWDGDGVRTFAVRMGSRVVFYNENRADAPVYASISMGRSTDQVLVGDWDGDGTDTLALRRGSAVYLQKSLTSTTTTKVVLGAGPVKVVHQDGKDVVVLAK
- the dcd gene encoding dCTP deaminase; amino-acid sequence: MLLSDRDIRAELEAGRVVLDPLDLSMVQPASIDVRLDRCFRLFDNHRYPVIDPSVEQPGLTHLVDVGPNEPFVLHPGEFVLGATFERITLPDDVAARLEGKSSLGRLGLLTHSTAGFIDPGFTGHVTLELSNTATMPIKLWPGMKVGQLCFFRLSSPAERPYGQGASGSRYQGQRGPTESRSHLSFHRLRIETAPVKEPGTLEEGR
- a CDS encoding TetR/AcrR family transcriptional regulator, translating into MPKIMGNNLAEHRERTRAALFDAMSELLTQRTFDKITLSDVANRAGVGRTAVYNHFTDKEDLLLAFMDYETQQHAQELARALAQTPDPIDRLRLYVRQQALVKRSYHFPANGPLASSVSRPTASRLRAHAGMMLQMLAQILTDAMDQGLIPRQDPRITIPLIHATVMGGRPTPTDPEERDAFLAGLDSYVLRAVGSAPAEHAVPSLKLLPDAERHASQRAASLRAPA